Proteins encoded within one genomic window of Rhododendron vialii isolate Sample 1 chromosome 1a, ASM3025357v1:
- the LOC131317240 gene encoding uncharacterized protein LOC131317240 — protein MGPDLELKGRLEMVTEALGNIETAGAMKEPEDKHMRCASNYEDNNFEMEALVDEKTEGERSQDVEVNIFEHTNSVDIGMVEAKFQDQTENSSSFEDTISGFENGTMLSDAEVDSGLHGDASSALSVDGFSDFFRVRKKRLTPHWRTFIRPLVWRCKWVELQIKKFQSQASEYDRELAKYNRRKKTELESCVLEGFGAKSLPFPGRSQRKEVMKRRKRKRVEDTGDMVGYMSRHKLFSYFENKRSAADAPFMDDVLGNQVQINGNSEMGLNDEPLSLEFNDSSVEQILHKIGVVHLQVTNMKTRLHKIMSENAGKFSSTDKLSLLAPCNALTSSAVNPASPPNNEDTMLIGSSSYMANQLIQEYNMGDLVMPESAASSHGEVTHVSEIVESTDQLKVGGSSKNIGDGILIYSRRPKEELNNRLKEVNIQTVGKKPRVPKEEQEDTSIPPFDGTEHDLPTEDQAAPKIRSISKLTATKNKRKRGRRKAGLGRWSRRSSG, from the exons ATGGGTCCAGATCTGGAGCTTAAAGGAAGATTAGAAATGGTGACGGAAGCATTGGGTAATATAGAGACTGCTGGTGCTATGAAGGAACCAGAAGATAAGCATATGAGATGTGCTAGTAATTATGAGGACAACAATTTTGAGATGGAAGCTTTAGTGGATGAAAAAACTGAAGGAGAAAGAAGTCAGGATGTGGAGGTTAATATATTTGAGCACACAAATTCCGTTGACATTGGCATGGTTGAAGCTAAATTCCAAGATCAAACTGAAAATTCAAGCTCTTTTGAGGATACTATTTCTGGGTTCGAGAATGGCACAATGTTGAGTGATGCAGAAGTGGACTCAGGTTTGCATGGTGATGCTTCATCAGCATTGTCAGTTGATGGGTTTAGTGATTTTTTTCGAGTTAG GAAGAAGAGGTTGACACCTCACTGGAGGACATTCATACGGCCTCTTGTGTGGCGGTGTAAATGGGTAGAACTGCAAATCAAGAAATTTCAGTCCCAAGCGAGTGAATATGACAGGGAGCTTGCAAAATATAATCGAAGGAAGAAGACAGAGCTAGAAAGCTGTGTATTAGAAGGTTTTGGAGCGAAGTCACTTCCATTTCCGGGTCGAAGTCAAAGAAAAGAAGTcatgaagaggaggaagagaaaAAGAGTTGAAGATACAGGGGACATGGTGGGATATATGTCCCGCCATAAACTGTTCTCCTATTTTG AAAATAAGAGATCTGCGGCCGATGCTCCTTTTATGGATGATGTTTTGGGGAATCAAG TGCAAATAAATGGCAATAGTGAGATGGGGCTCAATGATGAACCATTGTCCCTTGAGTTCAATGACTCTTCTGTAGAACAGATCCTTCATAAGATTGGTGTTGTACATTTGCAAGTTACCAATATGAAGACCCGACTTCACAAAATAATGAGTGAAAATGCTGGAAAGTTCTCTTCCACTGATAAGCTGAGCTTGCTTGCACCATGTAATGCGTTGACCAGCTCTGCCGTGAATCCTGCTTCTCCTCCCAACAATGAAGACACAATGCTAATAGGATCTTCTTCTTATATGGCAAACCAGCTTATACAGGAGTATAATATGGGTGATCTGGTTATGCCCGAAAGTGCAGCTTCAAGCCATGGAGAAGTGACCCATGTTTCTGAAATAGTTGAAAGCACGGATCAGCTCAAGGTTGGAGGATCATCAAAGAAT ATTGGGGATGGAATTTTGATTTACAGTCGTAGACCCAAAGAAGAGCTGAATAACAGATTGAAAGAAGTTAATATTCAGACAGTAGGGAAGAAGCCCCGGGTACCAAAGGAAGAGCAAGAAGACACCTCCATTCCTCCATTTGATGGTACAGAGCATGATCTGCCCACAGAAGATCAAGCAGCTCCAAAGATCCGGTCCATTTCCAAACTTACTGCTACTAAGAACAAGAGAAAGCGAGGTAGACGAAAGGCTGGGTTGGGTAGGTGGAGCCGGCGCTCCTCAGGTTAG
- the LOC131317251 gene encoding uncharacterized protein LOC131317251, which translates to MGIIMSVIVGKGLPSTQMLNLALGTLYSRFVDKDVNNFEDFHVAILDIFNTFNESLPGKHYDAPTRKEIEECFAEWEGAKELERKKVFVEFMKKVKLSKLDDATMITGLVTPPAAMAAKRAGESVPQLRIIKSIPDVVFVPSATVLALVSVKLSRRIFLGNVASTS; encoded by the exons ATGGGGATCATCATGAGCGTCATCGTGGGAAAAG GTTTGCCATCAACACAGATGCTAAATTTAGCATTGGGAACGCTTTACAGTCGATTCGTGGACAAAGATGTCAACAATTTTGAGGACTTCCACGTTGCTATTCTCGATATTTTCAA CACCTTCAACGAATCATTGCCTGGTAAACATTATGATGCTCCCACCAGGAAGGAAATCGAg GAATGTTTTGCAGAATGGGAAGGAGCCAAAGAGTTAGAAAGGAAGAAGGTATTCGTTGAATTTATGAAGAAGGTGAAACTGAGCAAGTTGGACGACGCTACAATGATTACCGGACTAGTAACGCCTCCAGCAGCCATGGCAGCTAAGAGAGCAGGTGAGAGTGTTCCACAGCTGAGAATAATTAAATCCATCCCAGATGTTGTCTTCGTACCTTCTGCCACTGTGTTGGCATTGGTCTCTGTAAAGCTCTCCAGGAGGATCTTCCTAGGGAATGTGGCATCAACATCATGA
- the LOC131317233 gene encoding pentatricopeptide repeat-containing protein At2g44880 produces the protein MRETEKQQQQSIWSPREKKCLFLLQHKRNNTRASLLQIHAFILRGALETNTNLLTKFITTCSLGVGIHHARRVFDQMPQKDDTYLCNTMIRAHLETRQFVESISLYRQLRRHSGFSPDNYTFSWLAKSCGLSLANWEGQQIHNHVTKTGFGSNLFASTSLVDMYTKFGVMGCARKVFDEMTERSLVSWTALICGYARNGDMDNAKELFDQSPEKDSAAYNVMIDAHVKLGDMVCARRLFDEMPERNVVSWTNMIDGFCNIGDVGSARLLFDTMPEKNLFSWNSMIGGYCLNKQPDEALRLFHEMLTTTSFEPDKVTVVSVLPAIADLCALDLGGWVHQFVKRKKLDRATNVCTGLVDMYAKSGEITKARQVFDEMPVKETATWNALINGLAVNGRAEEALEVFLKMTRSGFKPDEISMLGVLSACNHNGLVEEGKMWFKAMGEFGLTPKIEHYGCMVNLLGRAGCLEEAETLIDSMPYEANGIVLSSFLFACGCAKDVERAERIRKRVINMEPWNEGNYIMFRNLYSKESRWKDVEEIKGLMSRGGAKKEAGCSVIEVNSRLWEFIAGDKVHPQWEAIHSSLGNLWMHMKGE, from the coding sequence ATGAGAGAGAcagaaaaacaacaacaacaatcaatCTGGAGCCCAAGAGAGAAAAAATGCCTTTTTCTCCTGCAACACAAGAGGAACAACACCAGAGCTTCTCTCCTCCAAATCCACGCCTTCATCCTCCGCGGTGCCCTCGAAACCAACACCAACCTCCTCACCAAGTTTATCACCACCTGTTCTTTAGGTGTCGGCATTCATCACGCTCGTCGCGTGTTTGACCAAATGCCTCAAAAAGACGACACTTACCTCTGTAACACCATGATTAGAGCTCACCTAGAAACACGCCAGTTTGTCGAATCTATCAGTTTGTATCGACAACTTAGGAGGCACTCGGGTTTTTCGCCCGATAACTATACGTTTTCATGGTTAGCCAAGTCTTGTGGTCTGAGTttggccaattgggaaggccagCAGATACATAATCATGTGACTAAAACTGGGTTTGGGTCGAATTTATTCGCGTCCACATCTTTGGTTGACATGTACACGAAATTTGGGGTGATGGGTTGTGCTAGAAAGGTGTTCGATGAAATGACTGAAAGAAGTCTGGTGTCTTGGACAGCTCTAATTTGTGGGTATGCGCGGAATGGAGATATGGACAATGCGAAGGAACTTTTCGATCAGTCACCGGAGAAAGATTCAGCTGCATATAATGTGATGATTGATGCCCATGTCAAATTGGGAGATATGGTGTGTGCTAGGCGATTGTTTGACGAAATGCCCGAAAGGAATGTGGTATCTTGGACTAACATGATTGATGGGTTTTGTAATATTGGTGATGTTGGTTCTGCTAGATTGCTATTTGACACAATGCCCGAGAAGAATTTGTTCTCTTGGAATTCAATGATTGGGGGGTATTGCCTAAATAAACAGCCGGATGAAGCATTGAGACTCTTTCATGAAATGCTAACCACAACGTCGTTTGAACCCGATAAAGTTACCGTTGTTAGTGTCCTTCCTGCTATTGCTGATTTGTGTGCTTTGGATTTGGGTGGTTGGGTTCACCAGTTTGTGAAGAGGAAGAAGCTTGATAGAGCAACAAACGTTTGCACTGGGCTGGTAGATATGTATGCCAAGTCAGGTGAAATTACAAAAGCAAGACAAGTTTTTGACGAGATGCCTGTAAAGGAAACGGCTACTTGGAACGCTTTGATAAATGGGTTGGCAGTCAACGGACGGGCTGAAGAAGCATTGGAGGTGTTTTTGAAAATGACACGTAGTGGATTCAAACCGGATGAGATATCCATGCTGGGTGTCTTATCTGCCTGTAACCATAATGGTTTGGTGGAGGAAGGGAAGATGTGGTTTAAAGCAATGGGAGAATTCGGTCTCACGCCAAAAATTGAGCACTACGGTTGTATGGTAAATTTGTTGGGTAGAGCAGGGTGTTTAGAGGAAGCTGAGACGTTAATTGACAGTATGCCTTACGAGGCTAATGGGATAGTATTGAGTTCTTTTCTATTTGCATGTGGGTGTGCCAAGGATGTTGAAAGGGCAGAGAGAATAAGAAAGAGGGTTATTAATATGGAGCCGTGGAATGAAGGGAACTATATAATGTTCAGGAATTTGTATTCCAAGGAGAGTAGATGGAAAGATGTGGAGGAAATCAAGGGACTGATGAGTCGAGGTGGTGCAAAGAAAGAGGCTGGTTGTAGTGTTATCGAGGTTAATAGTAGGTTGTGGGAGTTCATAGCTGGGGATAAAGTGCACCCACAGTGGGAGGCAATACATTCTTCCTTGGGGAATTTGTGGATGCACATGAAGGGAGAATGA